TACACTCAAGATATAATGATATTGTCGCTATCATGTACGTATATCTgaccaatcaactcttctaTAGCCTCCCTGCTAACTAGGAATGGACAGCATCGAATCTGCATTGCTTTACGCAGGCATCCTCTTGGCTGCTGTAGTGCTTGAAGATGTATTGGATCCCTTCATGACGGGTGTTTTTCCATTTGATATCCCAGTCGTCCCATCACTCATGTCTGTGAGTTTCCAGTTCTGCCTGTTTTTTTCACTCGTAATTCAGGTCTTATTCTTCCAGGGCCTCGCTCCTACGATGGTCATTGCTAGGATAGCGTACGGCAAAGCCGTGGACAATTTGAATGTTGACTCGCAGACAGTGTCGACATTTCGCGCTGCAAGTGGTCAGACCCCTAGTCAACAGATGTCCGATGCTGGCATGGGACGAGCCGCTATCCAATTCCATCTTCGAATGGACGGTAGTAAGTACCAACTCTGACTTGCGGGAATTGAAAGAACAATCAACTGTCCCAACAGCGGATGAAAGAGTTTAGATCATGGCAGTCGAGACGCGACTCGATGATTCGTTCTGCTATCCGATCCTTTGGATACCCTTTCGTTCTCTAGCGCTCTATTTATGTTTGAGGGACTTCGGGATTCATGTCATGGCGTATTTATTCCGCCGAACTTTACCAACAAAACTACCGACGTGTCTAGTTGTAAAAACTCCAACACAATTTACAACAATAACTTAACACCGATTCTAGGCTTATAAATAACACTTGAATCTCTGAGATTCCTCCGTCCATCCAACTTGAAGCGAGATTGTACCAATCAGCACGGTGTCAAGCGATGGGCGACACGGACTTACCACAATGCCAACAATCGAGTAAATGTTCGGGGTCACTAAACAGCGATAGTCCGGTCAGCATCTAATCCTCAATCAAAGGAAGACAACGAGAACATACTATTTCTTCTTGATCTTCAAAAGCCCAGGGTAATTGCTCCCCCAGAATACCTCTGTTCGATATTCGATAAGTGAAGAAAGAACCAGTCAGGCCCGAACGAAAACTCACCTTCATGGTTCTCCTGATACACATCGGCTTCGTTCTAACGTTCTCGTCAGTCATTCCTTATAATTCCATCGAAACTCATGCAAGTCCTCACCAAATACGCCGCGCGCACACTAGGACCTATTGCGTCCTCTACAAGTTTCCTTGACAGGCTTACTCGTTGATACGCATCTAGCTTCTCCTCTTTGGTTGAGTTCCAGTTCCATGCAGACACGATCGTTATGTGCAATATGCTGTCTCTCCATCTCTCCGTCACACTCGTTGGTTCATTCGGATCAGGCCGGAAAAAAACTGGCGCGGAACTGTGGACAAGTATCCTCGGAGTGTTATCACTTGCTTTAGCGAGGGCCGCCACAACTTTTTCTCGTGATTCCGGGTTGACGAGAGCCGAAGAGGGAACCAACAGGGATGAGAGCGCCAACGGAACGCCAGATGCCTTGATTCAGATTGTCAGAAAGACTATTTTGAAAAGGATTTATACTCCACTCACAGCAACGTTATTACTCGCAAACCATTTGAAGAACTGGGCATAGCTGGGAAATTCAAGCATCTGCGTTATTACACCATCTCCTGCCAGCTGAAACAGGGGTTCCATAGACTTCGTCGCTTGTTCTTTATCCAATCGCGGGTTCACATAAATCGCAATATCCGATGCCGATAGTCCACCCCACCCTTCATTGGCCCAGGTGACGGCTTGAGAAGCCATGGTTCCCCACAAccgagatggagaaggagaaggaagtttGACGAGAGCAGCTTGGATTGTTACACGGGGCGAAGCAAGAACCGTGCTTTCAAGGACAAGACCGAAGGTGCCTCCTCCGCCTACGAAGAGGTAAGATAAAGAGGGAACTTGAACGAATTTTTACTCGCCTCCACGCAAAGCGAAGAACAAATCTCGGTTCTGACAGGCATTAGCGGTAAGATATTCACCCTTGGGTGTAACAACTTTGAATTGCAACTAATCGTTCGGCTGTTAGTAATCGGCTGTTGAGACTCCTCACTTCCAACATGGACTCACCGCTCTATCTACACCGAGGCCTAGAGCATTCGAAAGAAATCCGTGACCACCTCCTTGTAGCCACCCACCGGCGGAACCTACGGCGTTGTCTGATCCTGGAGTGATTTGTGATGAGTGTCACATAGTGTCAAGTATGAATGATGAACCGAATTCACCTCCTACGAGAGTGATATTATGCGTTTCGGCGAAATCGTAAGCTTCAATCCATTGAACTCCTGCCTAGTAAAGGAACTGGAGGTTACCCAATTTTGAACTATTCAATCAGGGGAACTGACTCACTCCCATAGTGACCGCCGTGTACGTTTTCCCCGAGTTTCCAGGAGGACATCCTTCCGCCCGAAACGTGGGATTGAAGGTGAGCTTTTAAGAGCGCGCGTGAGTCAATGTCCGTGGTAGTGGATACAGAACAGTGATGGAACACGTACATTTTTGAGGTTATGCGTCTATCCAGCCGCGTATTGATTGATAATCGCCAACGTTTAAGAATCGGAAAACTCACCCATAAAGCTAAAGATCCTGGGGCACTGCTTCGACCTTTGTAATCGTGCTAAATCGGAAACAGCATAAGAACGCAGAGTattgaagaaggaaacgaaAGAACATACACCCGTGTTCTTAATGACAATCGGCATCCCAGACGCTTTCAACTCCTTCCCGAAGCGAAACGCAGCTTGTGCGTCTTGTTGCGTGCGTACGTCGATCTACGTCGCGTGTCATCTCGTGAGCGCGCGGGAATTGGAAGGAATAGAAGACACACATAATACTCTGAAACACTTCCCATTCCACATCCGCCCTTGTCTTTTGATACCGGAGAAGCATCGAACGGGTTCAAATAATCGAGTAGACATCCCTCGCCTGTAGTTTGACAGGTCTCCCATTGTGTATTGACGTAGCCGGCACCTCCGGGAGTGGTTGAGCGGAAGACTGAGTAGTTCACGTCCTTAAGTTCCTCAAAACGAGAAATTCAAAAGACAACCCACGGGAATCCAGATAGCCCTTCTGAACGACCTTGCACTCGTCTGTTTCCGGACCATGAGCGCATGGGAAGGCGAGGGGATGGCCCTGTAAGAGGCGGCCACCTAAGGTTTTGTTCAGGGCGTCGAGGGATCCATGTAGAGACGGAGATGAATTAAAAAGAGATACAGAGGTAGGCAAAGTGCTGGTTTGAGACCACAGACTGGGAAGGGAGAGGGACATTAGGATAGACTGCAATCGATGCAACATCGAGGCGATATATAAAAGACCGAACCGAATAACTTCTCGCGCACATCCACATCTTATACGTCAATGCAGGCGCTTTGATGAACGCCAGCGGTTGATAGGAACACAACGCAATGATCATCATGATCAGCCACATGGCTGATATCTAAGATCCCGTATCACCCGTATCACCCGGGTGGAAgagcaagaaaaaaaactacCTGAACTCGTCGTGTTTATCCAACCCATTCCTCCTCAACGGTCCCCTCGCCCAATGCTCATTTCCAGCGATAAAATCCCCTCTGACCACTTTGCCCCTCCCGACCACCTTTCCGCCTCTCTCGAATTTCACATACACGCCTTCCACACGCCCATCCCAGAAATTGGATCGTCTTTGTACCATCCTCTTCAACTCTTCCATAGATGGTGTTgcattcccatcgtacatcacAGGAACCACCCGAATACCCGTTCCATCCAATAATCCCAGCAATGTCGGACGATCAACAAAGGTATCGGTAGACCTATCGTACATATCGAACGCCATAAATAAATCCGGAAGATCGGTGTACGGGATCGAATGTGTCGCATAAAGCCATTCCCCGAAAAGAACGTATCGTTCAGGATAGTCTTCGTCTCGATTAAGAATGCGGAACAGTGCCTCTCGGTGTTTGTCAACCCAGAACCCAAGCTTTTTGAACTGTTCGTGTGTGGATGAGTTGACGTAGTGAGAGCGGTTCTGGACTACGAtctgagaagaagaggataaTGAGAAACCCATATTCGCCCCATCGACCTTCTCTGTAATCACGATGCGTGTCTTCTCGTCTGCTTTGGGTAGGATAGCCATCGAATTCGTAGCAGAAATCAAGTCGTCCTCTGTTGCGGCACCGAGATTTATGATATGCTCTGTCCTTGGGAACTTGTATATATTCACCGGCGGTACTAGCCTCCCAACAAGCTCTTTTGCGGCTTCGAACGATTTCACGACCACAACAGCCTTGAATCCCTCGCCCAACATTGGCCTCACAAACGTCTTGTGCATCTGCTCCACCGCATTCCTAACACGAGAACCAGGTGTCAACGTAGGATGCCCAACCCTTCTCTGCGCTCTCGCCTCACAGATTCTTCTATCATAATCGAACAGAACACAAACGGGGTGTTTGCACCAATTCGACGCGAGCGACAGCCATTGTTTGCGATCTGCCAAGGATGTGTTACATCTGTCCACGATGACCCTTTGGCCGGACTTGGGCGTGTAACCGATCTGGGTTTCACAAGAGGCCCTACTACCGCTATCGTCTTGAGAAATCCGTATCCAACTTTGGGGATCCCTAACAAGTAGAGACCGAGATAGCCACGATTTGCCTGCCCCCGGCAGCCCAACCAACATGAACATATCAGCATTCTTCGTATCCAACTGTCCCTCAATCTCTACAGGGCACGGAGGCGGCTCTAAATCCACCTCTGGTGGATAGACTGACTGTCGTTTCCATATAGTCTTGCACCATTTCGCCACAAAGTCTTCCTGCTGAGAGGTTTCTATACTCCCAGGTCGAAGTTTTCTAATCGTTTCAATCGCTTCGCCTGCAGAAATTTCTGGATGGGCCTGAACGTGACCGGGTTTGGGCTTATTGAAACCAAAGGCTGCGATGTAGCAAGCGATAACGGTTCCGGCACGGCCTTTACCACCACCGCAGTGAACGAGGAGGGGAAGGTTCGATTCCTCTTGCATGAGGCGCATGACGATATCCATTTGCTCTAtagagggaggatggtagttTCGCACGGGGAGGAACGTATTCGTGATTGTTGGGTTGTTGGCGAACCATGTCTGGGGTAGAGGTGTTTCCTCTGTCAAGGTCAAAACGTGTCGAATTCCGATAGCAGCGAGGAGAGTGATATCTTCTTCGTTGCGCGGAGTCGACATGACAGCCAAATGATATGGAATCATCCAGCGGAAGAATCGAGGAAGTTTGTGGAATGTCAACTTTGGTGAACTCCGTGGGAAGTAGAAGCGATCTCGGGACTCCAGTGAAAGTGTTGGTGCTGGTGTATTGGAGGATAGGTGAGAACGAAGATTTTCAGCCCAAGGTACGGTCAATAGGGGTACGATGTCAGCCTCAAGTTGATTCATCTCGGCTTCTTGGAAGATACATCCCCACTCCGTGTGTTTGGAACACGCGATGAGTCGTTTGATGCAATACGAATAAACTTGTGAGCCTTCGGAACGATCATAAGCACATGCGTACGACAAAAGAGCCAGTTTGTACTGTCCATTCGAATATGCGGCGTCGGCAAGTCTAAGAGGAAAACTCGTTAATGGTACAGAAAACCGGGAGAGGAGGTTTAGATTTATTCGCACCGAAGAAAACCTCGATCTGAACCTGGAGCATTGCGTACGAGCCTAACGGCGTATAGCTTCGACTTCTCGTACTGAGCAAATAGATGCAGCGTGAACGCGAGATGATCCAAAAACTCCATCGACGGTTCCTCCGGAAACTGACCAGATATCAGCGAATCAATCCCTTTATCTATTTCGTGGTCGTTGTGGGTTGTCAATGTGATATGGAAATGCTTCGGACCAAATCCCAAACGTTTTCTAAGTTGTTGTCCTTCCGCCCATATCACAACCCCAAAATACACTCCTTTTCGTGGACTTGCACCGACTCCAGCGAGAAAGATTCGAGAGGCATCGACAGACCTGTTGACTAGGAGAGAGATTTCGGGTATGTTTCGACTGCGAAGCTCGTCTTTGGTAAAAAGTGTGATATGAAAAGGTGAGTGTGCGTCTAAAATGTGTGCATCGAGACGGGAGGTTTTTGAAGCAGTTGCCGCGAGAGCGTCGATGTGGTCGCCCACAAGACCGATAAAACCGCGACGCTTGGAGATGGTAGCCATGAGATGTTCAGAGGAGAAGTCGGGACATGTTCTTTTTTGCTGGTCGTTGACATCATCGGGGCCGAACGTAGGAGTTGTATGGCACGTGCTTCCTAACTACCTTGAATAACGTTCAACAGCAACCCTCGCACTGGTTGTGCACAATATTATTTATGCTCCACTCCTACAGTCTAGATGACAAACCTCAAGACGGCGCGTCAATACTTGTTTTCGTACGGTCCGGGTCTCGTTCGGCTTCAGCGCACTCCATCCATTCAACAGCACATCCAGCCTCCATTCCTTCCTTTGACTAGTGGCTCTGCTTCCTGGTGGGCGTGCGCAGCTGCGCAGTGATCAACCTCGGTCCTCGGAATCCCTTATACTCAATCTCGTCCTTGCTCTTCTTCGGTTCTATTCTGACGGACACTTGCTACAATGTGGGCGCTGGTTGCAAGTCGTGCGCGTTGATCAGATTCAGAAAATTAGAATGTTACACTCGGGCTTTCACCATCGGAGCCAAGACATACCCCAGTGCTTTGCCGCAGTGCTGTGCAGCTAGTACAGAATTCAAAGTCATTCCTTCACGCGCTTCCACGAGTATGTCGTTGAAAGAATAAGGTTTACACGGAACACAGTGATAAAGAATCTTGCCGCCCACCAGCGCGGTCGGCCATCCAGTGCTCTTGGAGTCTACCCAAGTCTACTCGTGTATATAAAGAGTGGCCAGAGCAACTTCTCCTCGTCATTCCATGCATTTTCAACACGTCTCAAAGCAACGCTTCTTCACCGGTGTCTGTCTCTTGGCGTTAACATCTGTTGCTTTTGCAGCGGAGAACGACACTCAGTCATGGAGTGAAGCTTCATGGCTTCAAGTAAGGTCTCAGGTATTCTTTAAGACTCTACTGAACATCTACACTGGACTTGACAGATTCAGCCTTCCAAGGACCTCAAATGGATAGACTGTTACACTGGACTACAGTGTGCTCGTCTCCAGGTATTATCACCATTCCGACTGAAAACATTTAATCACTGATATCAATATCAGGTACCATTAAACTACAGCGATCCAGGAGGGGAAACGGCTGCAATAGCCCTAACACGCCTACCGGCCAACGTATCGAGTGCCGACAGTACGGAGTACCTTGGACCCATTCTGTTCAATCCAGGAGGTCCAGGAGGTAGTGGCGTCGATCTCATTGTTGAGCTGGGAGCCAAGTTGCAAGTTATACTTGGACCGCGTTTCGACCTTGTTGGATTTGACCCACGTGGTATGTTCAAACCGCCGTCCCAAAGGCGCTTTTCTCCTCTTTACAGACACCACTAACTCGCACCTCCTCCAGGCATACACCGCTCGACTCCTGCGATTTCGTTCTACGAATCAACAGAGGAGCGGTTGATGTGGAATTTTACCCCTGAAATTGAACTCAACCGCTCGGACACCATGAGTATTGCAGCTTTTGTGGCTAGGGCTCAGATTACTGGATCACTTGCGGCTCAGAGGGACAAGAATGTTCTGGCACATATGAATACTGACCACACGGCAAGGGATATGTTGAGTATTAATGCGGCTTACGGGAGGGATAAGATTCAATATTGGGGATTTTCGTGAGTCTTCCTTGTTTCCAGCCGCTCAAGCTATGATTGAACTCGAAATTCCAGGTACGGATCCATCCTTGGTGCTACATTTGCAGCCATGTTCCCGGTGAGGGTTATCTCTTTTTGGTTGCCACTATGCCATTCTCATTGCGACACGGTATCAGGATAAAATCCATCGGTTGGCCATAGACGGAGTGATGGACTCTGATGCCGATTATTATAACAGTATGCCCATCTATTTCCTCCCAAAGCGGAATCTTGACTGACCGTCCCCTTTCTCAAAGTGAGATGGCTAGGCAATGTTCTGGATACCGACAAGACCCTGCACTGGTTCTTCAAAGCATGCCTCGAAGAGGGTCCAGAAGCTTGTCCCTTCCACGAACCGTCTATCGAGGCAATGGAGAACAAACTCAACGCGATTTACGCGTCTCTCATCAAATCCCCGATCCCCGTCCAGACCAGTAAATCATACGGCCTCGCCGACTACCCCGCATTGCGTACGGTGCTTTATAACCTCTTTTATGCACCTGCTGCATGGCCGGCGATGGCGCAAGGTCTCCAAGACTTGAGTAAGGGGAATGCAACGATACTCTACAGTATTTTCGATCAACCTCGGTTCAAATGCTCCTGCGACACTACACCTTTCCCTCCGGCCCCAGAGGCGTTGGTTGCACTCACGTGCAATGATGGGGAGGTTGTTCCGTCAGGCTTGGAGGAAGCCGAGCGACACTATAACGAGGCTGTCTCCAACTTTGGATCCTGGGCGAGTCTCTTTGCCGGTTTTAGGAATTCCTGCGGGTAAAAAACATCATTTTTGCGTTGAATGAGAATGTATTGACTGACGGACATACTTTTGCAAGTGGTTGGCCGAGGTCACTACCGAAGAATCAGTTCCGAGGTAcggcttttttttctttcgtcGCTTTCGTGTATGGAAGCTGACCACCACTATGCACCCTCTAGGACCGGTTACTGCTCAGAATACCAGTGTCCCCTTGCTCATCATTGGTAACACCGCAGGTATGTGACTCTAGTCTTCATTCGAAAATTCCACCGCACTAATGAGTATCACTAGATCCCGCTACTCCTATTGAAGGGCGAGTATCAGAATATCGCTTCGAGTTCAATCTCTGACATTACTTTCCAACAGTGCTCGCAACGTTACAAGCAAATTCCCCGGCTCTGTTCTCCTAACCCAAGACTCTCCTGGGGTAAGATTTACGACCTCGCACACCCTTCTTTCTTTTATTCCGAGTTACTGATGCCCCCTCTTCCTTCTAGCACGCTTCGATAAATGCCCCTTCAACATGCACTGCTATGCATGTTCGCGAGTATTTCGTGAACGGTACTCTACCGCCTGAAGGCACTGTTTGTCCTATGGATGGCTTTATCTTCAAGAAAGCACCCGCCAGTAAGCGTGGTGAGACCTCCCGAGAAGCCGCTGAAATCTTGGAAGCGTTGAAGAGTATTGCTAGCTCCCGAGTTGATAGACGGAGACTTCCGCCGCTTCATGTCTAAAAGCGCCGCTAGCTGTAGCACTAGCATCACTCTTTCGTGAAGATGACATTTGATGATGATTCAACCAATGTTCGATTTTAGGATGTGCTGAAAAAGCAGTTATATATTTTGTCCTCCAGATGCCCCCCCCTTTTTTTAATTATtcattcctcttctttcATAATGATGGAGTATGGTTATTCTAATGACTTCCCTTTTTTTGTTGGATCCGGCTTGTAACCTCAGCAAGTTAGCTGGAGATTCAGGTTCGTCCTTTTAGACCGCGACTACCCTTGCGGGTATTCTTACCAAACCACTGCCGAAGGCAACACAATGACAGATCCTTGGCTTGGATGATCTTAGACTGAAGGCGTGGCGCCAGGGTAACGCCAAAAACATGTACAAGGCTAAATGACCTGTTCGACAACTTCTTTTTCGCCAGATGGATGACCA
Above is a genomic segment from Marasmius oreades isolate 03SP1 chromosome 4, whole genome shotgun sequence containing:
- a CDS encoding uncharacterized protein (MEROPS:MER0004231); amino-acid sequence: MHFQHVSKQRFFTGVCLLALTSVAFAAENDTQSWSEASWLQIQPSKDLKWIDCYTGLQCARLQVPLNYSDPGGETAAIALTRLPANVSSADSTEYLGPILFNPGGPGGSGVDLIVELGAKLQVILGPRFDLVGFDPRGIHRSTPAISFYESTEERLMWNFTPEIELNRSDTMSIAAFVARAQITGSLAAQRDKNVLAHMNTDHTARDMLSINAAYGRDKIQYWGFSYGSILGATFAAMFPDKIHRLAIDGVMDSDADYYNMRWLGNVLDTDKTLHWFFKACLEEGPEACPFHEPSIEAMENKLNAIYASLIKSPIPVQTSKSYGLADYPALRTVLYNLFYAPAAWPAMAQGLQDLSKGNATILYSIFDQPRFKCSCDTTPFPPAPEALVALTCNDGEVVPSGLEEAERHYNEAVSNFGSWASLFAGFRNSCGGWPRSLPKNQFRGPVTAQNTSVPLLIIGNTADPATPIEGARNVTSKFPGSVLLTQDSPGHASINAPSTCTAMHVREYFVNGTLPPEGTVCPMDGFIFKKAPASKRGETSREAAEILEALKSIASSRVDRRRLPPLHV